The Funiculus sociatus GB2-C1 DNA window TTCTTCGTGTCAATCGATTTTAGATTTTAGATTGCCTCTGCCAACTCATTTAACGGAGCTTGACATTCTGTAAAAACTTCTGACAATTCCTCTTGTACGGGAAGGCTTGAAATCCTTGTTTTTCGTTCAAACATATGGCTTTTGAGTCAAGATGGTTAATGTTAACTTGCTTTCATAACTCTATTTTTATAACTTTACTTCAAGACAAACCACTCAAGTTCTTTTAGTTGATATGCAACTTAAGCAAAAGTCAGTTACAAAGTCTAAGCAATAGCTATAGGCGCAGAGAAGTATCCCAAACCGCCAAAAATTATGGGAAGCTCTTGCTAATTACAAGTAATTGCTTCGTCATTCTGCTGCAATTGCAACAGCGCCAAACCTCGAAAATACCAAACTCGATACTGGTTAGGACGAATTTGAATTGCTCGATCAAACGCTGCCAGGACTTCTTCATCCGGTTCCGATTCCAGTAACATCTTGCTGGAGCAATACCAACTATCATTTTGTGCTTTGTACCTTACTGTAATCATGAAGTTAGAAAGTGTTAACTTGATTGATTACCAATATAAAAACAAATTTTTGATAAATCTTTCACCTTCTCTGCCCGATTAATTGCCCATCGATGAAACACCTATTGCACAAAACTGCAAAGTCTATAACCTATTCTCTGTAATTCCCTTGAGTGAATCGTGCAATTAACCTAGCAGATTTATTCAATCAATTTGACATAAGCAGTGAATGCGCCACCTATCAACCTCTTTGTATTCTGCAATTGGATGCAAAAAAAGGTTGTTGATGAACACTAAGAACTGGGCGCAATTAACGGTTATCATTTTAGCTCCCGTGTTGGGCGTTGCTGAATACGGATATGATTTACCAAAATTTAGAACCAGCCTTTGAGGTTCCAGCAATAGCTTCATATCTGCATTCAGCAACACCTTGTTTACAGCACTACCGTTCTTACAGCATCTTGCAGAAAAGCGATTGCCTTAACTCAGCGCTTAACTAGCGGATCTTGAGTGGTGCAATTTGGAGAAGTTTTGCCAACTGAGTTCGTGTCACAACAGCTTACGCCATAAGTTATTTAAGAGAAAAACCATGAACGAAACAATCTCTGTCAATGCCAAAGCTAAATTAGTTCAGCCTGGTAAGGGTTCCACATATTTAGTGCTGGGTGACTTATACACTTTTCTCGCTGTGGGAGAAGATACGGGTGGAACCTATTCGTTATACGAGATAGTGATGCAACCGCAAAGCACTACACCACTTCACAGTCACGACCAAGCGGCTGAATCCCACTATATTCTTGAGGGTGAGGTTGAGTATCAGTTTGACGAACAAACTACTGTCGCAACTCAAGGAACCTACCTCTCTTTTCCCAAAGGTTTGCGCCACAGTTTCAAAAACGTCGGGTCAAAGCCTGCTAAAGTGTTGGTGATAGCTACACCTTCTGGACCTGAGCAGTTTTTTGCAGAAGTAGGTCAGCTAGTGAACCTGCCAATGAACCCTGAACAAGAGCGTAATCAAAACCGTCCCCCTAGTCCCGCCGACATCGAAAAAGCCGTTGAAATCGCTTCGACGAACTATGGGATAAAATTTGGCGTTGCTGAATGACGGAATGATTTCTTCTGATTAAAAATGAAAAATTAGGAACTCCAGCCGCTGATTCATCCCTATGATCAGCAACGCCCAAACAACATACTGTAAAGTCGCATTTTGGAGATTATTCATGTTGAAGCATCTAACGTTTGCAACAATAGGAGCAACTATTGTCGCTCTTGGTTTCGGAAACACAGCCCTTGCTGCGACCTTGGAAATAATTGCAAGTAATTTAGATAACCCTAGAGGATTAACTATCGGAGCGAATAGTTCTCTTTATGTAACTGAAGCAGGACGGGGTGGTGCAGGACCGTGCATTCCTTCTCCAACAAATCCAACTGCATCAGTTTGTTATGGTGCTACAGGAGCACTTACCCGCATTGAAAATGGCACAGTCACCAGAGTTGTAACCGGATTGCCATCATTAGCAGCACCTGATGGTAGTGAGGCAACAGGTGCCCATGATATTGCTTTTGATGCGACTGGGCAACCTTATGTTCTAATTGGGCTTGGTAGTGATCCTGCTGTTCGGAGTGCTTTGGGAGTGCCAGAGTTTGGACAATTGCTGAAAATTAATGCCCTTAATGGTGGCTCTGATTGGACTGCGATCGCTGACGTTTCAGCATTTGAGCAAGCTGAAAATCCTGATGGAAGCGGAGTAGATTCCAATCCTTATAGCTTTGTCATTCAAAACAATACCGCTTATGTTGCTGATGCGGGTGCTAACGCTCTGCTAAAGGTGGATCTTGATAATGGGGATGTTGATCTAGCGTCGGTCTTTGGTAGCCGTCTAGTGACTAACCCATTTGGGGGTCCTTATATTCCTATGCAGTCTGTGCCCAATGCAGTGGCTAGCAGTTCTGATGACACACTCTATGTCGGTGAATTGACCGGATTTCCATTTCCAGTAGATGGTGCACGAGTCTACCGCGTTGCCAATGGTGTTCCTGAGATTTTTGCCGAAGGCTTTACCAACATCATTGATTTGGATTTTGATTCCAATGGCAATTTGTATGTTTTGGAATATGCCACTAACGGTATATTGTCTGGTGATTTTACAGGTGCATTAACTCGCCTTAATCCAGATGGAACACGTACAACCCTTTTGCAAGACGGGTTACTTGCTCCAACTTCATTCACATTTGGAGATGACGGGGATATTTTTATAGCAAACCGAGGAATTGCTGCGGGTCAGGGAGAAATTATTCGATTCAATCCCAATGATTCTCAACCAGTTCCTGAACCTTCAAGCTGGATTGGGTTACTGGCGATCACTTCCATAGGAGGATTCCTAAAAGTGACCCAACGCAGACGTTATTGTAGTCATTCTTAATCTAGTAACGCGGCAAGCTTAAGAAGCTCGATTAGGGTAAAGACGACGTAATTTGAACCCTTGCATCCTTTGTAGTGAAACGCCACTGCACCTGAGCCTGTTCTGGATTGCAGTGGTGTTGCCAAGCTGCAAGCTTTTGCTTAAGCATCAAATTATAACCAATTCGACGTTCAAGACATTGCTAACGTAAGACACTTAACTCAATTGAGCGTGACATTCAACCAACTCCCGTTACAGGGAGTGTAAAACCACTCTAAACGCTGTGCTAGACGATGCACTTCATCGACATCAAATGCTGTCGAATAACAGATTATTTGTCGTCTTAACAAATTGTTGTCATTGGGCGCTTCTATCGCTACTAAAGCCTAGATATATTTGGATGAACAAAAGCTGGAGTTAAGAGGATGTTTGAAAAGTAGTAATAAACACCAGTATTGTAAGAAAACTTCCTGGAGTCATAGGCTGAATCATATGCAAAGTTTCAACAGCCTTCCAGGAAGCTATGAATCCAGCCTACGCTACAGAACTCAGCCTTGAACAGTACCAATTATTTGAATTCCTTCTCAATTCAACTTATACAACGGGTAGACCCCGCAGTGTTAGCTTGATGCGTGTTCTCCAAGCCATTTTGTATGTGCTGGTCAGTGGTTGCGCTTGGAGGCTGTTGCCCAAAGAGTATCCACCGTACTCAACGGTGTACTACTACTTCCGCAAATGGCGCAAGGATGGCAGTTGGAAGCGAATCCATGACCAGAGGCGTGCAATGGGTGAGAGTCACTGAAGACCACCTTGCTTTTTCCAAGTGCGGCAAGTCTAGATTCTCAAACCGTACCGACTGCCGTCATGGTACATGAGACGGTTGGGTACGATGCTGGCAAAAGAATTAAAGGCAGAAAACGCTTTACCTTGGTCGATACTCTGGGATTACTGATTGCAGTGCGAGTCGTGGCAGGCAATGTCCCTGAACGTGAAGGGGCAGAGCAGTTGTTCCACCAGGTTCATGACTGAACGTCAACGTCTCCCACGACTCGTTCGCATTTGGGTAGATGGGGGCTTTTCCGGTGAGAACTTCTTGCGCTGGGTGATGGATACGTTTCGTTAGATTTTAGAAGTCGTTTTACGTCCTGAAGGTGCTCAAGGCTTTGTCCTATTGCCTAAGCGGTGGACTGTAGAGCGTACTTATGGTTGGCTGCATTGGTGCCGCCGCCTGAATGTCGATTATGAGCGATTGCCTGCTTCTTCCGAAGCCTTCATTTATATCGCGTTGATTCGTCTGATGCTACGTAGACTTGCCTAAGCTTTTTCTCACTCTCTCCGTATTTCCAAACATCCTCTAAGGGTCGCTCGCGCAAACTTTCTCTGCAATCTTGCAGTAGAGCGGCTCCGCGCGAGCGACACAAATTTATCTTGATGTTATTTAATTTGGCATTGAGACAAAAATTGCCGAGAGTGCGATCATAACAAGGTGACTTATCACCCAAGAGTGTAGATTTCCAATGAGTGATAAGCAGACTTATCACCGATACAATCTAAAACAGAGTCCCTCCTGCGGATACAGAAGGGACTTGTTCAACAAAAGGTCTACTCTTACTCTATGTTGACACGAACATCTGGGGCGGCGATCGCTCCTACTACTCGCTTGGCTGAAGTTAATTCCACTGTCCAATTGATTGACCTTTGGTTGCACGGCAAGACTCGTCAGAGCCAGAG harbors:
- a CDS encoding cupin domain-containing protein, with amino-acid sequence MNETISVNAKAKLVQPGKGSTYLVLGDLYTFLAVGEDTGGTYSLYEIVMQPQSTTPLHSHDQAAESHYILEGEVEYQFDEQTTVATQGTYLSFPKGLRHSFKNVGSKPAKVLVIATPSGPEQFFAEVGQLVNLPMNPEQERNQNRPPSPADIEKAVEIASTNYGIKFGVAE
- a CDS encoding ScyD/ScyE family protein, whose protein sequence is MLKHLTFATIGATIVALGFGNTALAATLEIIASNLDNPRGLTIGANSSLYVTEAGRGGAGPCIPSPTNPTASVCYGATGALTRIENGTVTRVVTGLPSLAAPDGSEATGAHDIAFDATGQPYVLIGLGSDPAVRSALGVPEFGQLLKINALNGGSDWTAIADVSAFEQAENPDGSGVDSNPYSFVIQNNTAYVADAGANALLKVDLDNGDVDLASVFGSRLVTNPFGGPYIPMQSVPNAVASSSDDTLYVGELTGFPFPVDGARVYRVANGVPEIFAEGFTNIIDLDFDSNGNLYVLEYATNGILSGDFTGALTRLNPDGTRTTLLQDGLLAPTSFTFGDDGDIFIANRGIAAGQGEIIRFNPNDSQPVPEPSSWIGLLAITSIGGFLKVTQRRRYCSHS